From Pseudanabaena sp. PCC 6802, one genomic window encodes:
- a CDS encoding CBS domain-containing protein produces the protein MDIILCHATADFDSLGAAVGAARLYPGARIVLTGGMQVPVREFLSLYRDEYPLIEMRSVNPASIKRAILVDTQSPSYLGKAAEWLSQPGVEVHIYDHHPLSSESDASTFNVSSRCVEPVGSTCTLIVERLQAQAIQLTPFEVTALALGIHVDTGSLTFAHTTARDAIALAWLMQQGVNLKVLATYIDHAMSPLMQEVLTQGLAELPARTKTVQGYQIAVWPLQREQFITGLSGVVEHLMEIAEVDILIAIAQQVDRISMIARSRHDFAQLHTLMQRYGGGGHALAASASLKVTADGPVNLEVLAAEIEQALSDRVPQVVVAQMLMSSPVRTIRPDTTIDEAQRVLLRYGHSGLSVVNEQDRLVGVISRRDLDLALHHGFGHAPVRGYMATTVRTIAPQTPLSEIQNMMLRWDIGRLPVLDNDELVGIVTRTDVLRHLHQLSSEPQPIAQVRDRLQVQLHNLLAPRYWDILQQAALAADRMQLQLYLVGGAVRDLLLNLATDDLDLVVDGQHPLVGNGKDLEGWGVKLARSLQSIYPKTKLEIHGKFQTAALTWSDGLWIDIATARTEFYPYPAALPEVAASSIQQDLYRRDFSINALALRLNGDRAGQILDFFGGLEDLENRTIRILHPNSFIEDPTRIIRAVRFAVRLGFHLDPRTREYAQSASQLIKGYNSKGIWAYQNTRLKQEFRYVLESKDWIAALQQLDDLGALHYLHPDLQLSPELIWQLRRLGSWLYHFARFYSEIERHSIWQVRLEFALACGAQPSAPHPDPVEIAKRLHLNQAGLHRLANFRNLSDRLLPQLTPNLSPSQVVRLLERASATEVVMLAIVATPVSCRLLYRYLREWNLMKMPLGGQDLKRMGYKPGRHYQTMLNALREQVLDGKIATVTEAESFITQQFPLP, from the coding sequence ATGGATATAATTCTTTGTCACGCTACGGCGGATTTTGATTCACTTGGTGCCGCAGTGGGTGCAGCAAGGCTGTACCCAGGGGCACGGATCGTGCTTACGGGTGGTATGCAAGTACCTGTGCGGGAATTTTTATCCCTGTATCGCGATGAATATCCTCTAATCGAGATGCGATCGGTCAATCCTGCATCCATTAAGCGCGCTATACTTGTCGATACGCAATCGCCCAGCTACTTGGGAAAAGCTGCTGAATGGCTATCCCAACCAGGAGTGGAAGTACATATTTACGATCACCATCCCCTTAGTTCCGAATCGGATGCAAGTACTTTTAATGTCTCAAGTCGGTGCGTAGAACCAGTTGGATCGACCTGTACTTTGATTGTCGAGCGCTTGCAAGCGCAAGCGATTCAGCTTACTCCCTTTGAAGTTACAGCCCTAGCGTTAGGCATACATGTCGATACCGGTTCGCTCACATTTGCCCATACGACAGCACGGGATGCGATCGCTCTGGCATGGCTGATGCAGCAGGGTGTAAATCTCAAGGTGTTAGCCACCTATATTGACCATGCCATGTCGCCTTTGATGCAGGAGGTATTGACGCAGGGATTGGCAGAATTACCGGCACGCACTAAAACCGTACAGGGATATCAAATTGCTGTGTGGCCTTTGCAACGCGAGCAGTTTATCACTGGTTTATCCGGAGTGGTCGAGCACCTGATGGAGATCGCTGAAGTTGATATCCTGATCGCGATCGCCCAGCAAGTAGATCGGATTAGCATGATTGCCCGATCGCGCCACGACTTTGCGCAACTACATACCCTGATGCAGCGCTATGGTGGAGGCGGTCATGCTTTAGCAGCGTCGGCATCTTTGAAAGTCACCGCTGACGGACCCGTAAATTTAGAGGTACTGGCGGCTGAGATCGAACAGGCTCTGAGCGATCGCGTTCCCCAGGTAGTTGTTGCCCAAATGCTGATGTCTTCACCCGTACGTACAATTCGACCCGATACCACAATCGATGAAGCACAGCGAGTTTTGTTGCGCTACGGCCACTCTGGTCTATCGGTGGTGAACGAGCAGGATCGACTGGTAGGTGTGATTTCGCGACGCGATCTCGATTTGGCTCTACATCATGGGTTTGGTCATGCGCCGGTGAGGGGATACATGGCTACTACGGTGCGGACGATCGCGCCGCAAACACCTCTATCTGAAATTCAGAACATGATGTTGAGATGGGATATTGGACGGTTGCCAGTTCTGGACAATGATGAGTTAGTGGGTATCGTCACGCGCACGGATGTATTGCGCCACCTCCATCAACTCAGCTCGGAACCCCAGCCGATCGCTCAGGTACGAGATCGCTTGCAGGTGCAACTGCACAACCTGCTCGCTCCTCGCTATTGGGATATTTTACAGCAGGCTGCTCTGGCAGCGGATCGGATGCAATTGCAACTGTATTTGGTGGGGGGTGCTGTACGAGACTTGTTGTTAAATCTAGCCACTGACGATCTCGATCTAGTTGTTGACGGCCAGCATCCCCTGGTTGGTAACGGCAAAGATTTGGAAGGCTGGGGTGTCAAACTAGCGCGATCGCTGCAATCGATTTATCCCAAAACTAAATTGGAAATTCACGGAAAGTTTCAGACGGCAGCACTTACCTGGTCGGATGGTTTGTGGATTGACATTGCAACTGCGCGCACGGAATTCTATCCCTATCCAGCGGCTTTGCCAGAGGTTGCAGCCAGTTCGATCCAGCAGGATCTCTATCGGCGCGATTTCTCGATTAACGCCCTGGCTTTACGTTTGAATGGCGATCGAGCGGGGCAAATCCTCGACTTTTTCGGCGGTCTAGAAGATTTGGAGAATCGCACGATTCGCATTTTACATCCCAATAGCTTTATCGAAGATCCGACTCGCATCATACGTGCAGTCAGATTTGCCGTGCGTTTGGGATTCCATCTCGACCCACGTACAAGAGAATACGCTCAATCCGCCAGTCAGTTAATCAAAGGCTACAACAGCAAAGGCATATGGGCATATCAAAATACCAGACTGAAGCAGGAGTTCCGTTACGTCCTGGAGTCTAAAGATTGGATTGCAGCCCTACAACAGTTAGACGATCTGGGGGCATTACACTACCTGCATCCAGATCTGCAGCTTTCTCCAGAATTGATTTGGCAACTAAGACGTTTAGGCTCGTGGCTATATCATTTTGCCCGTTTCTATAGCGAGATAGAACGTCATAGTATTTGGCAAGTTCGCTTGGAATTTGCATTAGCTTGCGGGGCGCAGCCAAGCGCTCCTCATCCAGACCCAGTAGAGATCGCCAAGCGGCTACATCTCAATCAAGCAGGGTTACATCGATTGGCAAATTTCCGCAACTTGAGCGATCGCCTCTTACCTCAACTCACGCCTAATTTATCACCCAGTCAAGTGGTGAGATTGCTGGAGCGAGCGAGCGCGACCGAGGTGGTTATGTTAGCAATAGTTGCTACGCCTGTCAGTTGCAGGTTGCTATATCGTTATTTGAGAGAATGGAATTTGATGAAAATGCCCCTTGGCGGTCAAGACCTGAAGCGCATGGGCTATAAACCAGGACGGCATTACCAAACCATGCTCAATGCGCTGCGAGAGCAAGTACTGGATGGGAAGATCGCGACTGTAACTGAAGCTGAGTCATTTATAACACAGCAGTTTCCTCTACCTTAA
- the hisA gene encoding 1-(5-phosphoribosyl)-5-[(5-phosphoribosylamino)methylideneamino]imidazole-4-carboxamide isomerase, with translation MDVIPALDILDGRCVRLYQGNYDRSEVFGEDPVAIAQRWYDEGTKYLHVVDLNGAKEGSPKNLQVIEAIARSLPIHVQVGGGLRDRSSVSAVLATGVSKAILGTIAVEQPQLVADLCAEFPGQILVGIDARDGKVATRGWLTTSETIASDLAQRMAQVGVAGIIYTDIYRDGTLQGPNLEALKQLVQSIDIPVIASGGISSITDLLSLLALEPLGVTGAIVGKAIYTGNIDLKEANRAVGSGRWQDVPPDMGTAIA, from the coding sequence ATGGATGTGATTCCGGCACTTGATATTTTAGATGGACGTTGCGTAAGGTTGTATCAGGGGAATTACGATCGATCGGAGGTATTTGGGGAAGATCCGGTTGCGATCGCCCAGCGTTGGTACGATGAGGGCACAAAGTATTTACACGTAGTCGATCTCAATGGTGCGAAAGAGGGATCGCCGAAAAATCTACAGGTAATTGAGGCGATCGCTCGGTCTTTGCCGATTCACGTACAAGTAGGTGGTGGTTTGCGCGATCGCTCTAGTGTCAGTGCGGTTTTAGCAACGGGTGTGAGTAAGGCTATTTTGGGCACGATCGCGGTAGAGCAACCGCAGCTAGTTGCCGATTTGTGTGCGGAATTTCCCGGACAAATTCTGGTGGGCATTGATGCCAGAGACGGGAAGGTAGCAACGAGGGGATGGCTTACTACATCCGAGACGATCGCGTCTGATTTAGCTCAGCGCATGGCGCAAGTTGGGGTAGCTGGCATTATCTACACGGATATTTATCGCGATGGCACATTGCAGGGGCCAAATCTGGAGGCGCTCAAGCAATTGGTGCAGAGCATTGATATTCCTGTGATCGCTTCCGGTGGTATAAGCTCTATTACAGATTTACTCAGTCTGTTGGCTTTGGAGCCATTAGGTGTAACTGGTGCGATTGTGGGCAAGGCAATATATACGGGCAACATCGATTTAAAGGAAGCAAATCGAGCCGTTGGCAGCGGGCGTTGGCAGGACGTGCCACCGGATATGGGCACGGCGATCGCGTAA
- a CDS encoding ribonuclease R family protein translates to MEFSISQLLDSLSDKFVAPKVIEKKLGIGDDGSIRKLQVALDALERVGILEKDKGRYRRLAEDGLVEGRLRCSSKGFCFAIQDVEGAGDIYIRESKLSTAWNGDRVLVKVTKDGMRRRSPEGEVRLIVERSNPTLLAKVKAFESGYRAIPLDDRLLFEIDLAPDRQYPDLSVALNKLVHLEMTRFPLGSHLPIGKILQVLGDDAESTPDVDLVCCKHNLPRKFSSQVLTAVNSLPKAVRKVDLKKRLDLRQNMTVAIGNAPAISLESTQAGGWRLGVHIPDYAAYIAVGSVLDEAARLRVRTSFLDDSVIPMLPDLGVLQQPEHLTMSVLFELDSNGVLTEFEIYPSAIATHARLSFAEAQEIIDDRAQKGTAKSKQAELADLLGNIVHLGTSIKQHRLGSFHITLPNAPMQEADEGILGVPIVPEANYIYGMVSEMSILANRAIATHLVALGVPALFRTQSPPELSKVADWLKLCESMGVSVGLAEPEHLQSQDFQNFLAQVTQVDRQSSCDILKYLLMSLLKIGEYSLQPGSHFGLALAPEFPYVHAIAPQHRYVDLLIQRLLHLVFQEGRDRRNTRSKESVDLHSSSCHGQISWSVLPPERERQVVSELELILPKLNQQDNLVHKAKTDLEGLRKAEIMQARTGQNFFGIITGVQSYGFFVEIESLLVEGLVHVSSLKDDWYEFPQTNGKSKGGRAQTVLIGRRSERQYSLGDRIEVQVKSVDYYRQQIDLVALASIDAAANLEPGEQVVLPTEIDPDLDMDRFPDE, encoded by the coding sequence ATGGAATTTTCGATCTCTCAACTGCTAGATAGCCTCTCAGATAAATTTGTCGCTCCTAAGGTCATCGAAAAAAAACTAGGTATCGGCGATGACGGTAGTATACGCAAACTCCAGGTAGCACTCGATGCCTTAGAAAGGGTAGGCATCTTAGAAAAAGATAAGGGTCGCTATCGCCGTCTGGCAGAAGATGGCCTAGTAGAGGGGCGATTGCGTTGTTCTAGTAAAGGATTTTGCTTTGCGATCCAAGATGTTGAGGGTGCAGGGGATATTTACATTCGAGAGAGTAAGCTGAGTACTGCATGGAATGGCGATCGCGTCCTGGTGAAAGTAACTAAGGATGGAATGCGCCGTCGCAGTCCAGAGGGTGAAGTGCGACTGATTGTAGAGCGTTCTAATCCTACACTTCTGGCTAAGGTAAAGGCTTTTGAATCTGGGTATCGTGCCATACCATTGGACGATCGCTTGCTGTTCGAGATCGATCTCGCGCCCGATAGACAATATCCCGATCTAAGCGTGGCATTGAACAAATTGGTTCATCTTGAGATGACGAGGTTTCCTTTAGGCAGTCACTTGCCCATAGGCAAGATCTTGCAGGTGCTGGGCGATGATGCAGAATCTACGCCTGATGTAGATTTAGTCTGCTGCAAGCATAACTTGCCTCGCAAGTTTAGCAGTCAGGTCTTGACTGCGGTCAACAGCCTACCCAAAGCGGTGCGGAAAGTCGATCTCAAGAAAAGGCTCGATCTGCGTCAAAATATGACTGTCGCCATCGGTAATGCACCAGCGATTTCGTTAGAGTCAACTCAGGCTGGTGGTTGGCGACTGGGAGTACATATTCCTGACTATGCGGCCTATATTGCGGTTGGCTCTGTTTTAGATGAAGCTGCTCGGCTTCGAGTGCGAACCTCTTTCCTAGACGATTCAGTTATCCCCATGCTCCCAGATCTTGGCGTGCTGCAGCAGCCAGAGCATCTCACCATGTCGGTGTTGTTCGAGCTAGATAGTAATGGAGTTTTAACTGAGTTTGAGATCTACCCGTCTGCGATCGCTACTCATGCCAGATTGAGTTTTGCCGAGGCACAAGAAATTATCGACGATCGCGCCCAAAAAGGCACTGCTAAATCGAAGCAAGCGGAATTAGCCGATCTGCTCGGTAATATCGTGCATTTGGGTACATCGATCAAGCAACATCGTCTTGGCTCATTCCATATCACTCTGCCCAATGCACCTATGCAGGAAGCTGATGAGGGCATTTTAGGAGTGCCAATCGTACCTGAGGCTAATTATATTTACGGCATGGTATCTGAGATGTCTATCTTAGCGAATCGGGCGATCGCTACGCACTTGGTAGCTTTGGGCGTACCGGCTCTATTTCGCACTCAATCACCGCCGGAATTGAGCAAGGTAGCAGATTGGCTCAAGCTTTGCGAGAGTATGGGCGTATCTGTCGGTTTAGCGGAACCGGAACACCTGCAATCTCAGGATTTCCAAAACTTTTTAGCACAGGTGACCCAGGTAGACAGGCAAAGCAGTTGCGATATCTTGAAATACCTGTTGATGTCATTGTTAAAGATCGGAGAGTACAGTTTGCAGCCTGGTTCTCACTTCGGTCTTGCTCTAGCACCGGAGTTTCCCTACGTGCACGCGATCGCTCCCCAACATCGCTATGTCGATTTGCTAATTCAACGTCTGCTACATCTGGTGTTTCAAGAAGGACGCGATCGTCGCAATACTCGCAGCAAAGAGAGCGTAGATTTGCATAGCTCTAGCTGTCACGGTCAGATTAGTTGGAGCGTGCTGCCACCTGAAAGAGAACGTCAAGTGGTCTCCGAGCTAGAGTTAATCTTGCCAAAGCTCAACCAGCAAGACAACCTGGTTCACAAGGCTAAAACAGATCTCGAAGGTTTGCGCAAAGCCGAGATCATGCAAGCGAGAACCGGACAAAATTTCTTTGGGATTATCACGGGAGTTCAATCCTATGGTTTTTTTGTCGAGATCGAATCTTTACTGGTTGAAGGTCTAGTGCATGTCAGTTCGCTCAAAGACGACTGGTACGAATTTCCCCAAACTAATGGCAAGAGCAAGGGCGGACGGGCGCAAACAGTTCTGATCGGTCGCCGTAGCGAACGTCAATATAGTTTGGGCGATCGCATTGAAGTCCAGGTCAAAAGCGTTGACTACTATCGCCAGCAAATCGATCTAGTAGCTTTAGCCAGTATTGACGCTGCCGCCAATCTCGAACCCGGCGAGCAGGTTGTTCTACCGACTGAGATCGATCCGGACCTGGATATGGATCGTTTCCCTGACGAGTAG
- a CDS encoding DUF3352 domain-containing protein, giving the protein MFIPLALLLMLGVAFEQPAIDVNPAVKPNVNRETSIQADRGDRKRNPIFAQALAPKAVSMPKAAEILPAETIAVGFLNFDAEAWANLKLFNPFSENPLGILDQILALPKGKTFVKDIQPWISDRIAIALPLHR; this is encoded by the coding sequence TTGTTCATTCCTTTAGCCCTGCTCCTTATGCTTGGGGTTGCCTTCGAGCAGCCTGCGATCGATGTTAACCCTGCTGTCAAACCTAATGTCAATAGGGAAACTTCTATACAAGCAGATCGGGGCGATCGCAAGCGCAATCCGATCTTTGCCCAGGCTCTAGCGCCAAAAGCAGTCAGCATGCCAAAAGCCGCTGAAATTTTACCAGCGGAGACGATCGCTGTCGGTTTTCTGAATTTTGATGCCGAAGCGTGGGCTAATTTAAAACTATTTAATCCCTTTTCAGAGAATCCACTGGGGATATTAGACCAAATTCTGGCATTGCCCAAGGGTAAAACATTTGTCAAAGACATCCAGCCCTGGATTAGCGATCGCATTGCCATTGCTCTGCCCCTACATCGTTAA
- a CDS encoding IS630 family transposase has protein sequence MPQRKQRLKQCCGDTARRITRSESALWTRQAVQILIEQELGVEMPIRTVGEYLKRWGYSPQKPIERAYEQDPAAVKHWLQEEYPAIEQRAQAEGAEIEWGDESGLSSDEYGGRGYAPKGHPPEIRPSKRERTRLNFIASISNQGTIQFMLYTCTLTAPVFIEFLQRLIDKRSSKLFWIVDRHPVHRERPVQQWLEQHSQEIELFYLPSYAPQLNPVEYFNGDVKQGVHAKPLTRNLGQLKHRLLSQLQKLQRLPAHIRSYFKHPSIIYAAL, from the coding sequence GTGCCTCAGAGGAAACAACGATTGAAGCAATGCTGCGGGGACACAGCCCGGAGGATTACCAGATCCGAGAGCGCCTTGTGGACTAGACAAGCCGTGCAAATACTAATCGAGCAAGAATTAGGAGTGGAGATGCCGATACGCACAGTGGGGGAATATCTCAAACGATGGGGCTACAGCCCCCAGAAGCCGATCGAACGTGCCTATGAGCAAGACCCCGCTGCCGTGAAACACTGGTTACAGGAAGAATATCCCGCGATTGAGCAACGGGCACAAGCAGAAGGTGCCGAAATCGAGTGGGGAGATGAATCGGGACTCAGTTCTGATGAGTATGGAGGGCGAGGTTATGCACCCAAGGGACATCCCCCTGAAATTCGTCCTAGTAAACGCGAGCGGACACGGTTGAATTTCATTGCTAGCATCAGTAATCAAGGCACGATTCAATTTATGCTTTACACCTGTACCTTGACAGCCCCAGTATTTATTGAATTTCTGCAACGGTTGATTGACAAGCGTTCAAGCAAACTGTTTTGGATCGTGGATCGCCATCCCGTCCATCGAGAGCGCCCCGTGCAGCAATGGTTAGAACAGCACTCCCAGGAGATCGAGTTATTTTATTTGCCTTCCTATGCGCCGCAGTTGAATCCAGTAGAGTATTTCAATGGTGATGTGAAACAGGGAGTTCACGCCAAACCTCTGACGCGAAACCTGGGTCAATTAAAACATAGATTGCTATCTCAACTGCAGAAATTGCAGAGATTGCCTGCCCACATTAGGAGTTACTTTAAGCATCCATCTATTATTTATGCTGCTCTATAG
- a CDS encoding helix-turn-helix domain-containing protein — MDKPDGRHLSIETQNYLRQQAIRLREQGKRVCDISEYLGIHRNTITEWWWAYQDYGEAALFQQRRGREVGEGRSLSASEETTIEAMLRGHSPEDYQIRERLVD; from the coding sequence ATGGATAAACCAGATGGCCGACACCTATCGATAGAAACGCAAAATTACCTTCGACAGCAAGCGATCCGGTTGCGAGAACAAGGGAAACGAGTATGTGATATTAGTGAGTACCTGGGGATTCATCGTAACACGATTACGGAGTGGTGGTGGGCGTATCAAGATTACGGAGAAGCAGCCCTGTTTCAGCAGCGACGAGGACGAGAGGTAGGGGAAGGGCGCAGTTTAAGTGCCTCAGAGGAAACAACGATTGAAGCAATGCTGCGGGGACACAGCCCGGAGGATTACCAGATCCGAGAGCGCCTTGTGGACTAG
- a CDS encoding iron uptake porin produces the protein MSKFSKLSLSSVLFVSAVAASSMVPGVVKAQTVDNTATVPATTVPAPDSTVNESSLIRSIGKDPMVNRTAQNAAPETQAQNVTSVSQLSDVKPTDWAFTALQSLVERYGCIAGYPDRTYRGQRAMTRFEFAAGLNACLDKINEIITAGLADKVSKEDLAAVQKLQEEFAAELAALRGRVDALESKTAQLEAQQFSTTTKLNATAIIAPSFATDSNVTLSGRVRLNFDTSFTGKDLLRTRLQAGNVTRFDRVPGILSSTVAGTTATARLGFDTNTDNQFELDKLFYRFPVGNQVTAFVGTRGVDWDTVFDTVNPYFADSDNGAISRFGRYEPFIFRAPQGAGAAINFKFNDQFGLNLAYLANQQFAGNAVGQSGLTNGGYGAGAQIVFSPNKDLKIGLAYIRSFEPGFEIGSNTATLVDVSGSTGSVNSRRPFGAVDTSTDRYGAQLSWKVAKGFAFGGWVGFANMRQESGIGRNNADAFNWAVSLAFPDLFGEGNVAGIIFGQPPKLTSNSIVARRDDGSTTYHLEALYRWRLSKNISITPGVFFIFNPENNSANNTIVVGTIRTTFSF, from the coding sequence ATGTCTAAATTCAGTAAATTATCGCTTAGTTCAGTTTTATTTGTTTCAGCAGTCGCAGCATCATCCATGGTGCCAGGTGTAGTTAAAGCGCAAACTGTTGACAATACAGCTACCGTGCCAGCTACAACTGTGCCAGCTCCTGACTCAACAGTTAATGAGTCCAGCCTGATTCGTTCCATTGGTAAAGATCCAATGGTAAATCGCACGGCTCAGAACGCTGCTCCAGAAACTCAAGCTCAAAACGTGACCTCCGTGTCTCAGTTGAGCGATGTTAAGCCGACCGACTGGGCATTTACAGCCTTGCAATCTCTGGTAGAGCGCTACGGTTGTATTGCTGGTTATCCGGATCGGACCTATCGCGGTCAGAGAGCCATGACCCGCTTCGAGTTTGCTGCTGGTTTGAACGCTTGCTTGGACAAGATCAACGAAATTATCACCGCTGGTCTAGCTGATAAAGTCAGCAAAGAAGACCTGGCAGCGGTGCAAAAGCTACAAGAAGAATTTGCGGCTGAATTGGCAGCTCTGCGCGGTCGGGTAGATGCTTTAGAGTCAAAGACTGCTCAGCTTGAAGCTCAGCAATTTTCTACCACTACCAAGTTAAACGCCACAGCGATTATTGCTCCGTCCTTTGCGACAGATAGCAACGTCACTCTCAGCGGTCGCGTACGCTTAAACTTCGACACCAGCTTTACCGGTAAGGATTTATTGCGTACTCGCCTGCAAGCTGGTAACGTAACTCGTTTCGATCGCGTACCTGGTATCCTTTCCTCGACAGTTGCTGGTACGACAGCTACTGCTCGTTTGGGCTTTGATACTAACACCGACAACCAGTTCGAGCTAGACAAGTTGTTCTATCGTTTCCCGGTTGGCAACCAGGTCACGGCTTTTGTTGGTACCCGAGGTGTGGATTGGGATACCGTATTCGATACAGTTAATCCATATTTCGCTGATAGCGACAACGGCGCAATTTCCAGATTTGGTCGTTACGAGCCATTCATCTTCCGCGCTCCCCAGGGTGCTGGTGCAGCGATTAACTTCAAGTTCAACGATCAATTCGGTCTGAACCTGGCTTATCTAGCTAACCAACAGTTTGCTGGTAATGCGGTCGGTCAGTCTGGCTTGACCAATGGTGGCTACGGTGCAGGTGCTCAAATTGTCTTCTCGCCCAACAAAGACTTGAAGATCGGTTTAGCTTACATCCGCAGTTTCGAGCCTGGTTTTGAGATTGGTAGCAATACTGCCACTCTAGTTGATGTATCGGGTTCTACCGGTAGCGTGAATTCTAGAAGACCATTTGGTGCAGTTGATACCTCTACCGATCGCTATGGCGCTCAGTTAAGCTGGAAAGTTGCTAAGGGATTTGCCTTTGGTGGCTGGGTAGGCTTTGCCAACATGCGTCAAGAGTCTGGGATTGGTCGTAACAATGCTGATGCCTTTAACTGGGCAGTTAGCTTGGCTTTCCCCGACCTGTTCGGTGAAGGCAACGTGGCTGGTATTATCTTCGGTCAGCCACCTAAGCTGACATCCAACTCGATCGTTGCTCGCAGAGACGATGGCAGCACCACCTATCACTTGGAAGCACTTTACAGATGGAGACTTTCTAAGAATATCTCTATTACTCCGGGTGTATTCTTTATCTTCAATCCTGAAAACAACAGTGCTAACAACACCATCGTGGTTGGTACTATCCGTACAACCTTCTCCTTCTAA
- a CDS encoding DUF3352 domain-containing protein, whose product MSKTSSPGLAIALPLLCPYIVNFGITLLIQTSNRKAATAALDKFAKCADKTSKGAIKVSSRRVVNWPVTSWEVADSDNKSASLSVMAYTWLDDRTLIMTTGMGPMAELLPQPKNTLDRDPTFKAAIAEMPKPNFGYFYINAKSIIKLVDDALTLREESRNEIPQPIDRLLGIIQGMAIVYSATPEKLQSDFFLGLSPLEQR is encoded by the coding sequence TTGTCAAAGACATCCAGCCCTGGATTAGCGATCGCATTGCCATTGCTCTGCCCCTACATCGTTAATTTCGGCATTACCCTGTTAATTCAGACATCCAATCGCAAAGCGGCGACGGCAGCGCTGGATAAGTTTGCGAAATGTGCAGATAAGACATCAAAAGGTGCGATTAAGGTATCGTCGCGGCGGGTTGTTAATTGGCCAGTTACTAGCTGGGAGGTAGCTGATTCGGACAACAAATCAGCATCGTTGAGCGTCATGGCTTATACATGGCTGGACGATCGGACGCTAATTATGACGACGGGCATGGGGCCGATGGCCGAGCTTCTGCCTCAGCCCAAAAATACACTCGATCGCGATCCTACGTTCAAAGCAGCGATCGCGGAGATGCCAAAGCCAAATTTTGGATATTTCTATATCAATGCCAAGTCAATCATTAAGCTAGTTGACGATGCCCTCACCCTCCGAGAAGAATCGAGGAATGAGATTCCCCAACCCATCGATCGCCTCTTGGGAATAATTCAGGGAATGGCGATCGTCTATTCCGCTACACCAGAGAAATTGCAATCGGATTTCTTCTTGGGGCTATCGCCACTCGAGCAGCGTTAG
- the psb28 gene encoding photosystem II reaction center protein Psb28 — MSTSVQFIDGLNEEISSISLRKRRSSNAKIVVLFFNRLAALEKGRSFTNNIEMVLLRDEEGDIQVSPRSMKFKFDDDELVQAECSFEVDSDGEWDRVMRFFHRYAEDHNLEFSTPS, encoded by the coding sequence ATGTCTACATCAGTCCAGTTTATTGATGGGTTGAACGAAGAAATTTCCAGTATCAGCTTGCGCAAACGGCGTAGTTCTAATGCAAAAATTGTAGTCTTGTTTTTCAACCGTTTAGCTGCATTAGAGAAGGGACGTAGCTTTACCAACAACATAGAAATGGTACTCCTACGTGACGAAGAGGGGGATATTCAAGTTAGCCCTCGCAGTATGAAATTTAAGTTTGACGATGACGAACTGGTTCAAGCAGAGTGCTCGTTTGAGGTGGATTCCGATGGAGAATGGGATCGCGTGATGCGATTCTTCCACCGCTATGCTGAAGACCACAACCTTGAGTTTAGCACTCCGAGCTAA